One part of the Rutidosis leptorrhynchoides isolate AG116_Rl617_1_P2 chromosome 1, CSIRO_AGI_Rlap_v1, whole genome shotgun sequence genome encodes these proteins:
- the LOC139897275 gene encoding probable serine/threonine-protein kinase At1g01540, translating to MSLVEEGEKKNAWSSAIVKVLEFILANEVLILGVSPRHISYLHDYNDTHQRILHRDIKSVNIILDDEWNAKVDDMGLSKVGPANQQHTAFVTGVVGTIKYLNPVYLQMGILTKESDTWKKICKTGRLHEIVFQDVMQPLDLDSLEIFSRISFKCLNKDRENRPLMYHVVKELEAALELQEPHDLKPPKDY from the exons ATGTCACTagtagaagaaggagagaagaagaaTGCTTGGTCCTCGGCAATTGTAAAGGTTTTGGAGTTCATTCTAGCCAATGAAGTGCTCATTCTTGGAG TATCCCCACGTCACATCAGCTACCTACACGATTACAACGACACACATCAAAGAATCCTTCATCGAGATATAAAAAGTGTAAACATCATATTGGATGATGAATGGAATGCGAAAGTTGATGACATGGGACTGTCTAAAGTGGGACCCGCCAATCAGCAACACACTGCTTTTGTCACAGGGGTTGTAGGTACCATTAAGTACCTAAATCCGGTGTATTTGCAAATGGGTATACTAACAAAAGAGTCGGAC ACGTGGAAAAAGATTTGTAAAACGGGACGTTTACACGAGATTGTGTTTCAAGATGTCATGCAACCTTTGGATCTGGATTCTTTGGAAATATTTTCAAGAATTTCCTTCAAGTGTTTGAACAAGGACCGTGAAAACAGACCATTAATGTATCATGTTGTTAAAGAACTTGAGGCCGCACTTGAGCTTCAGGAGCCTCATGATCTCAAACCGCCAAAGGATTATTAA
- the LOC139897284 gene encoding receptor-like protein kinase FERONIA has protein sequence MQYSGINIQGSLTSSSYKCFTLEEMKMATNAFSDQTLLEGLIGKIFCGHISGSRYNGLVVVKQWKESFNPRQHEFQKEIEILSACNHPNIISLIGCCEEESEKILIYDFMKNGSLYDCLHSNSEVTPRLSVEQRLEICLGVAKGTEEYNIAPECYEPIYKVSRKAEVYAFGVVLLEVLCERPAWERLVMLALPYIWRRQLPDFTPEYVATNISLGCSRVCVYVIKDCLDNNPDNRPTINQVVNNLKSALKLQKQERQANS, from the exons ATGCAGTACTCTGGTATAAATATCCAAGGCTCGTTGACATCATCATCTTACAAGTGTTTCACACTTGAAGAGATGAAAATGGCAACCAACGCATTTTCAGATCAAACACTTTTAGAAGGGCTAATTGGGAAAATCTTCTGTGGCCACATTTCCGGGAGTAGGTACAATGGACTAGTTGTGGTGAAGCAATGGAAGGAAAGTTTTAATCCACGACAACACGAGTTCCAAAAGGAAATTGAAATATTATCTGCCTGCAATCACCCTAACATTATTTCTCTAATTGGATGTTGTGAAGAAGAATCTGAAAAGATTCTCATATACGACTTCATGAAAAATGGTTCACTTTATGATTGTCTTCACAGTAATAGTGAAGTCACACCTCGATTAAGTGTTGAGCAACGCCTAGAGATATGCCTAGGAGTGGCTAAAG gtacagaagaatataatatagctcctgaatgTTACGAGCCCATCTACAAAGTAAGTAGAAAAGCCGAAGTATACGCTTTTGGTGTGGTGTTGTTGGAAGTTTTATGTGAGAGGCCAGCCTGGGAGAGACTAGTTATGTTGGCACTTCCATACATTTGGAGAAGACAACTTCCAGACTTCACCCCTGAATATGTTGCAACGAATATCTCTCTAGGGTGCTCACGAGTATGTGTATATGTTATTAAGGATTGCTTGGACAATAACCCCGATAATCGTCCTACCATTAATCAAGTTGTCAATAACCTAAAATCTGCGTTGAAACTGCAAAAACAGGAAAGGCAAGCTAATAGTTAG